Genomic DNA from Candidatus Binatia bacterium:
TCATCCAAAGCGCGGATGATATTAACTTTGACGCTCGGCCAGACCTTGGCTTGCCGCAGAACTACCAGGTTAGCCTCGCCCTTCCACAAGGCATTCAGTCGGCGCGTTTTCCGTCCATTGCTGGTTTCGATCAATATTTCGGCTACGGGCGCATCAATGCGCGGCGCGCGGTAGAACTGGTGCGCGAAGCACGGATACCGCCTGAGGCGGAGCTGTGGAGCCCAAAGTGGTTCACAATCGTCTCGCCCGACCAGGGCAGTCTGGAGGTTGAAGGTCGTGTCGCGGCGAACCGCTCTCAGGGTTTCCACTGGGAACTGGCTGTGGCGCCGGGTGTGCAACCTGCGGAATCCGATTTTGTCATCGTGGCAACCGGAGAAGAAGAACGGGCTCGCGCAGGAATCCTCGGTCGAATCGATCTTGTCGATCTTGCGGCTCGCATGCCGCACGGGGCGGAGGGGCCACCCGTGGCGGTGGGCGGGCAGCCGGATCCGGATCGTTACACGGTCACTGTGCGCTTGCGGGTTCGCGACGCTACCGGCAATTTCGGTGAGGATCGCCGTGCTTGGTTTCTGCACCGTGACCGAGACGCGTTTCCGGGCACGCCGAAGAGGTTGGGGAGCGACGGCGCAGCGGCTCCAGTGTTCGTCGACGTGACGGGCGACGGGGCAGACGATCTTGTCGTGGCAACGTCCGAAGGGACTGTTCATCTCTTCACCGGTGCAGATTTGCAGGAGCCTCCGGGATGGCCGGTTCACACGGACCCGATGGAAGTGCATCTGGACTCACCGGCTTTTCGCAGCGGAGAGCTGAGTGTTCCCCATGCGCCCATCCTTGGCATGCCGGCGGTGGGCGACCTCGACCGTGATGGGCAGGTGGAAATCGTCGCAGCCGACTTGTACGGCAAGGTCTACGTCTGGCAGGCGAACGGGCAACGGCGCCCCGGATTCCCAGTGCGAACACACCTCGAATTTTCCTTCCCTTTAAGATCGGAACGGGAGCAATTGCCGGATATGCGCCTCGTGCCAGATCGGATACACCGGCTCGACCCTGATAACCGGTTGGCGCGAGGCTTTGTTGCGGGGCCGGTATTAGGCAACCTCGATAGTTCCGAGGATGGTTCTCTGGAAATCATTGCCGGCGCCATGGATCGTCATGTTTACGCATGGTTTTCCGATGGTCGCCCGGTCCCAGGCTGGCCGGTATTGCTGAAAGACCCGACGAAAGTCCTGAGCGTGGATCCCGTGACAAATCGGGTGCAGTTGGCGCCCGGGGCCGGTCAGCGAATGGGGACCAAGATTATCGTTCCGCCTTCCCTGGGAGACCTCGACGGCGATGGACGCCTCGAGGTGGTTGCCGCAGTGAATGAAGCGTATCGGGAAAGGATGAGCGCGGTGATTACCAACGTAGTCTTAAACTTCCTGCAAGTCGGTGGGGCGCTTGAAGGCGGCAACACGCGTGTGTACGCAATCGACTCTGCCGGTACGAATCGCGGCAGCAGGCCGGTTCCCTTTGGTTGGAATGCTGAGGCTTTTCTGCCCGGATGGCCTGTGAAGTTAGCCATGTTGACCACTGAGTTGCTTCCAGTCGTGGGCACCGGAAGCAACGGTCCGGCGGCGCTTGCTGATTTGGATCGTGACGGGAAACTAGAAGTGGCCGCGTCTTCCATGCTTGGTCCGGCGTACATTTTTCGGGCCACCGGAGAGTCGTTCCTGGGTAACGCCGCGGGCACAATCCCGCGCACCTTGGCTGCGGATGTCTTTGGGCCAGGTTCTCCGGCAGTTGATGGTCCCAGTTACCCAGCGTTGGGAGCTGTCGTTTTGGCCGAGATGTTGGGCCCCGGGCAAGGTTTTCAGGCGTTGGCTCCCACGGCTGGCCTGGGCAAGTTATTGGACGCGAATCTTCCAGCTCGCCAGTTCCCGGCGGAGAACCATTTGGCGATGTGGGACGTTATGTCCGAGGGACGGCTCGCCGATGTGGCAAAATTCCGCGTTGGCTACCCCCATGTAGTTAACGATCTGCAATTTTTCGTAGCGCCTGTGGCTGCGGATATCACGGGCGACGGTATTGCCGAGGCGATAGCGGGTAGTGGTGTTTTCGACCTCTACGCGGTTGACGCTTTCGGCGCGGAGGCACCAGGGTGGCCGAAGTTTACCGGAGGGTGGAGCATTGGCTCACCAGCAGTTGGCGACTTGGATGCTGATGGCCGACTCGAAGTTGCTGCGGTAACGCGTGAGGGCGGCTTCTTTATCTTCCGAACCCAAGGTCGCAGTTGCGGTCACATCCCGTGGCGCCAATATCATCACGATCCTTGGAGTACCGGGAACTACCACACGGACGCATGGTTGCCCGCTCCCCCTTTTGGGAGCGTGAGTCTTGTTGGTGAGAACGTAGTGGTCCTGTCAGGTCCGGCTACACCGGGTGACGATTCATGGTGTGGGGCGCCTGCACGAATTGAGCTCCGAGCGTCGTTAGAACCCGTCGTTGGGCCGGACTCGTTTGAACGCGCAACCCTTTTGCCACTGACTTCTCCGCCTCAGGCTGCAGGACGCGACAATCCGCTTAGAGTCGGGGCACGGCTTCCCGAGGGCGTTTTTGGCCGACTGTACTTTGCTGCGCGCACAGAAGACGAGGCAGGAAACCGCTCCCGGATTGTGGACTTGGGGGTCGTGGAGGTGCTCGCACCGAGCCCAACGCAACCAAAGACGGCAACACCGTCGTCCACAATGAGTCCGCTCCCGACGCCCACAGAGGCGCCCACCGCAACCTCCACTGCTACGCTGACAGCTACGTTGCCTCCTCCCACACCCACGGTGAATAGCCGCCTTCCAACCCCGACCCGCTCCGCAGTGGGCAACGCTGCAGCTCATCGAGACGACTCGGGAGCATGCGCGGTGGTCGGTGATGCTGAGAATGATCGTGGCAGCGTCCTAATGCTGTTCCTGGTTGGACTCGCAATCGCCTGGTGCCGCCCGCGCCAATGGTGGGGAATCGGGTGGCGGAAGCCAAACTGCACGGACGCTTAGCGGATCTTTGGATGGGCAAGCGTCCCGGATACGGTCACAGGGGCGTCGGGTTTGCCCCCTGCTGGTTTGGGCAGAAGTGCGAGCACCGCTTTTACGGTATCTGAGGCGCTCGTGCCTGGTGCAACCGTGAGGCGGAGATTGAGCAAACTTTCGCCGTATGGCTCTCGTAGCGTGATTTGGCCGCTGCCTTGTATGATTAGGTCCCCCGAGGCTGAAATATCGGTGAGTTCCACCTTGCCGGGCGAGACGCGAATCTTGGACTTGACCTGCTTGAACTCTAAGTCCGGCACGGGCCACCCGCTGATTTTCG
This window encodes:
- a CDS encoding S8 family serine peptidase codes for the protein MTKRDWWWAVVPAVVAYSLASGSRLSAEFPYPANPRPCGASQVDEGCIEARDFAAYLFLPEATPPLVPNDFTGGSSWKLGSGQTGNPEIDSSPQELFGVTGSSVDRAWQVTTGRPDVLIAVLDSGIRWHRQLPDLVGKFYLNRGELPIPENSSNEFDPWDRNRDGVFNVRDYEASGGWPQDSRVGDANGNGLLDPEDLIFLFSDGRDDDGNGYVDDISGWDFFEDDNDPLDEVEYGHGTGEAHDSTAEANNGGSVGTCPNCMALMVRVGDSFVAEVNAFARGVLFAVDSGASVIQEALGTLNHSSFGQAAIDYAYRRGVVVIASAADEESRHHNFPAAYERTVVVNSVTRFASIAGLTMEPQSYLYLNGCTNYGPQIALAVPSTACSSEATGLASGIAGLVQSAARNEVDRGRLTRYRTDTGKFAPYALSANEVKQLLIQSADDINFDARPDLGLPQNYQVSLALPQGIQSARFPSIAGFDQYFGYGRINARRAVELVREARIPPEAELWSPKWFTIVSPDQGSLEVEGRVAANRSQGFHWELAVAPGVQPAESDFVIVATGEEERARAGILGRIDLVDLAARMPHGAEGPPVAVGGQPDPDRYTVTVRLRVRDATGNFGEDRRAWFLHRDRDAFPGTPKRLGSDGAAAPVFVDVTGDGADDLVVATSEGTVHLFTGADLQEPPGWPVHTDPMEVHLDSPAFRSGELSVPHAPILGMPAVGDLDRDGQVEIVAADLYGKVYVWQANGQRRPGFPVRTHLEFSFPLRSEREQLPDMRLVPDRIHRLDPDNRLARGFVAGPVLGNLDSSEDGSLEIIAGAMDRHVYAWFSDGRPVPGWPVLLKDPTKVLSVDPVTNRVQLAPGAGQRMGTKIIVPPSLGDLDGDGRLEVVAAVNEAYRERMSAVITNVVLNFLQVGGALEGGNTRVYAIDSAGTNRGSRPVPFGWNAEAFLPGWPVKLAMLTTELLPVVGTGSNGPAALADLDRDGKLEVAASSMLGPAYIFRATGESFLGNAAGTIPRTLAADVFGPGSPAVDGPSYPALGAVVLAEMLGPGQGFQALAPTAGLGKLLDANLPARQFPAENHLAMWDVMSEGRLADVAKFRVGYPHVVNDLQFFVAPVAADITGDGIAEAIAGSGVFDLYAVDAFGAEAPGWPKFTGGWSIGSPAVGDLDADGRLEVAAVTREGGFFIFRTQGRSCGHIPWRQYHHDPWSTGNYHTDAWLPAPPFGSVSLVGENVVVLSGPATPGDDSWCGAPARIELRASLEPVVGPDSFERATLLPLTSPPQAAGRDNPLRVGARLPEGVFGRLYFAARTEDEAGNRSRIVDLGVVEVLAPSPTQPKTATPSSTMSPLPTPTEAPTATSTATLTATLPPPTPTVNSRLPTPTRSAVGNAAAHRDDSGACAVVGDAENDRGSVLMLFLVGLAIAWCRPRQWWGIGWRKPNCTDA